From Procambarus clarkii isolate CNS0578487 unplaced genomic scaffold, FALCON_Pclarkii_2.0 HiC_scaffold_116, whole genome shotgun sequence, a single genomic window includes:
- the LOC138360624 gene encoding uncharacterized protein, producing the protein MKYVYFGLKEELLKNISRYPKATIKGLRQLLLSCNIDGLPIFRSKNDALWPVLCAVMNITPLKVFPVVLMYGRSKPSDLNFLYDFISDMDDLLLHGIQYGNRTINIKLQCVICDAPAKAMVKSIKLFSGYYGCDKCEQKGTWMGKMTYPEVTNLTIRTDTRFRNQSNSQHHHGKSPFCDLNTDLIAAFPIDYMHQVCLGVMKRLLVTWIRKNTFKLCSRQISEISARLVSIKDFVPNIFARKPRGLEEIDRWKTGEQGNT; encoded by the coding sequence AACTATAAAAGGACTGAGACAATTATTATTGTCATGTAACATTGATGGCCTTCCTATATTTAGAAGCAAAAATGATGCTTTGTGGCCAGTTCTCTGTGCAGTAATGAATATTACACCTTTGAAAGTCTTTCCAGTTGTCCTCATGTATGGACGTTCTAAGCCAAGTGATTTAAATTTCTTATATGATTTTATATCTGATATGGATGACCTTTTGTTGCATGGGATTCAGTATGGTAACAGAACTATCAACATAAAATTACAATGTGTAATTTGTGATGCACCTGCTAAGGCTATGGTGAAGTCCATAAAACTGTTTTCAGGTTATTATGGCTGTGACAAATGTGAACAGAAAGGTACTTGGATGGGGAAAATGACATATCCAGAAGTAACAAATTTAACCATTAGAACAGACACACGCTTCCGTAATCAATCTAACTCGCAACATCATCATGGTAAATCACCATTCTGTGACTTGAACACAGACTTAATTGCAGCGTTTCCCATTGACTATATGCACCAGGTGTGCCTTGGTGTTATGAAGCGACTTCTTGTCACCTGGATACGGAAAAACACATTTAAATTATGTAGCCGCCAGATTTCTGAAATTAGTGCTAGATTGGTGAGCATAAAAGATTTTGTGCCCAATATTTTTGCACGTAAACCACGAGGTTTGGAAGAAATTGACAgatggaagactggagaacaggggaacacctaa